Below is a window of Prosthecochloris sp. GSB1 DNA.
GGAAAACCATGATTTTCTGGAATTCGTCTATGCAGCCTGTGCATTGGGATACGGAGAAAAATGGGAAAACTGAATATCTCGCTCGTTCATCTCGACGTCAGGTACGGAGAACAGGAGCGCAACAGAAAAGAGTTGCTGCGCCTCAACAAGGCTGCGGCGGAAAACGGAGCCGGTATCATTGTCAATACCGAGCTCGGGCTGAGCGGATACAGCTACGGTTCCCGCGAGGAAATAGCCCGGGTGGCCGAGAGAGCCGACGGCCCGACCGTGGAAGCATTGTCAGCCATTGCCTCGGCGTATGGGTGTTACATTGTTTTCGGCTACGCCGAGGAGGACGGCGGCACGGGAATATTCTACAATTCAGCCGCGGTAATCGGCCGGGACGGAACGTTTCTTTTCAGCTATCGCAAGGTGACGGCAGAGGTCCGCTGGGCTTGCGCCGGTTCGCCTTTACAGCCCAACACCTTCGACACTCCCTGGGGAAGAGCGGGCGTGATGATCTGCTCGGACAGTTATTACGGCGCCATACCGAGAATGTCGGCGCTTCGTGGAGCGGACCTCCTGCTGGTGCCGGCAAACTGGCCCGGCGGATCGCTGGACCCGAGAGAGCTCTGGCAGGCAAGAGCTTGTGAGAACGGTTTTTTTCTGGCCGCATGCAACCGCGGAGGCAAGGACAAAACCATGTCCTGCGAGGATGCCTATTCATGTGTCTGCGGCCCGGACGGGAAAGAGCTTTTTGCTGAAAAGAGCAGCTCGTCAAAAATCTTTACCGTTGAGCTTCCTCTTGAAAACGGCAGATTGCCTTCAAGAACCCTCGATCGGATGAGCGCAAGAATTCCGGAGCAGTACGGGGGCATCTATCTCGACATGCGCTACGCGAACGACATGACCGCATATTGCCAGCTGCCATCGCCCGGAGAATTCCGTGTGGCCTGCCAGCCCGCGGATCCGTCAGTCCTTTTCGCCGGCGAAGATATGATCGAGACGATCATTGCAACCACGACGGTGCATGGAGCCGATCTTCTTGTGCTGCCGGCCGGTAATGCCCGGAGCGTCGACAGGGCAACGGAATCGCTCGTAAAAACGGCCAGAACGCTTCAGTGCGCCATCTGCGCGGGAATAATCGCCGACGGTTGTTTTACCATCGTCTTTGTGGAAAGGGACGGTGCGATATCCATGAAACCGTGCGCCGACTCCTCGCTCCGCTGGATCGATCTTCCCAACGCGCGAGTGGCGCTTGCTTCAAAGGATGAACTGT
It encodes the following:
- a CDS encoding nitrilase-related carbon-nitrogen hydrolase — translated: MGKLNISLVHLDVRYGEQERNRKELLRLNKAAAENGAGIIVNTELGLSGYSYGSREEIARVAERADGPTVEALSAIASAYGCYIVFGYAEEDGGTGIFYNSAAVIGRDGTFLFSYRKVTAEVRWACAGSPLQPNTFDTPWGRAGVMICSDSYYGAIPRMSALRGADLLLVPANWPGGSLDPRELWQARACENGFFLAACNRGGKDKTMSCEDAYSCVCGPDGKELFAEKSSSSKIFTVELPLENGRLPSRTLDRMSARIPEQYGGIYLDMRYANDMTAYCQLPSPGEFRVACQPADPSVLFAGEDMIETIIATTTVHGADLLVLPAGNARSVDRATESLVKTARTLQCAICAGIIADGCFTIVFVERDGAISMKPCADSSLRWIDLPNARVALASKDELYHPELGIAFAKQGCDVVAVSSSRLDEQDRMVLGARSIEQVAVAASGGNRAFLAEPPEGHHRWAEAHTEYPGKPCVMTLDTSRLRRKQFYERLDYELLLRKGGPRSGKVSEREPSEPAAIRNT